From a single Gracilimonas sp. genomic region:
- a CDS encoding glycoside hydrolase family 3 N-terminal domain-containing protein, translated as MKSRFSIAFFVLIGFLLLNTTVTSAQSLSEFLFGQTVKNFPEKKLDKSSKEYLDSLIVNTSLEEKIGQLFFIPAEGEFTNRDDRSFKQLEEMVQKHHVGGIIFMHGDIYGQAIMTNKLQRMAKFPLWISQDMEYGAAMRVSGTTRFTPAMGVAASGDKRNAFMIGKITAIEAKALGVHQIYAPVLDVNNNPDNPVINVRSFSGDPQIVSDFGTAFMQGVQSEGMVATAKHFPGHGDTDVDSHSDLPVVDYDYNRLDSLELIPFRAAIDGGIQSVMSAHIAFPNLNTNEFLPGTLDSVILGSILTDSLKFDGMVVTDGLEMKGITSKYSPGRAAVRALNAGADIMLISPDVFTAINEVQKAVEKGEITEERINKSFAKLMLWKQQYGLFDGENQVEIDELDTKINTAFHEAEARRIARESVTLLKNEKNLLPLLPSKYPEIMVVSVADDRSGRTGSDFVRELRDYHPDVSFHIYDERTSEVDKRRILNKADDVDLIIIGSFLHLKNGQTVHLNSEQQYFLDNLIKSRKPTLLVSFGNPYVLSDLSNTDAHVLGWHNSSHQVHGVVPALFGASKISAKLPIEIPGLYSLGTGLEMDHSTLRFGEPEEVNLDHEKLFEVDRIINNAIKDSVFPGAVVGIVKDGVLAYNRGYGYQDYAKTEAVRDTDVYDLASITKVMATTTAAMKLVDRGELKLDDPVAKYIKEFKTPEKKEITIRDLLLHQSGLPAFRVYVDSLKSRGQIVEAIKNEPLIYETGTQYIYSDLGMILLGEIIHEISGLRLDRFMRNEFYFPLNMYSTFFNPHRNSSWLVSRIAPTEIDTVFDRGVVKARAHDERAYFMDGVAGHAGLFSSAIDMAKFSTMLLNGGVYSGKQYLKPETIQLFTSKQSELNERGLGFDRKSPSGFSTAGQLASENAFGHTGFTGTSIWIDPDKNMAVILLTNRTYPYRSYGKRISEIRAKVADAAYSAITN; from the coding sequence ATGAAAAGCAGGTTCTCTATAGCTTTTTTTGTCTTAATTGGATTTTTGCTGCTGAATACTACAGTGACTTCTGCCCAAAGTTTATCCGAATTTCTATTTGGACAAACAGTTAAAAATTTTCCCGAAAAAAAACTCGATAAAAGTTCGAAGGAGTATCTAGACTCACTGATTGTTAACACCTCCCTTGAAGAGAAAATCGGACAACTGTTTTTTATTCCGGCAGAAGGTGAGTTCACAAACCGGGACGACCGTAGCTTCAAACAGCTCGAAGAAATGGTTCAGAAGCACCATGTAGGTGGAATCATTTTCATGCATGGTGATATTTACGGGCAGGCTATCATGACCAACAAACTGCAGCGTATGGCTAAGTTCCCCCTCTGGATTTCACAGGATATGGAATATGGTGCGGCTATGCGGGTGTCTGGTACTACACGATTTACACCGGCTATGGGAGTTGCTGCGAGTGGTGACAAACGCAACGCTTTCATGATAGGTAAAATCACGGCTATTGAAGCAAAAGCGTTAGGAGTTCACCAGATTTACGCGCCCGTTTTAGATGTAAACAACAATCCAGACAACCCGGTCATCAATGTGCGATCTTTTTCCGGCGACCCTCAGATTGTATCTGATTTTGGCACGGCCTTTATGCAGGGTGTACAAAGCGAAGGAATGGTGGCTACTGCCAAGCACTTTCCCGGACATGGGGATACCGATGTAGATTCTCACAGTGACCTCCCCGTGGTAGATTATGACTACAACCGCCTGGATTCTCTCGAGCTCATTCCATTTCGCGCAGCTATAGACGGAGGCATTCAGAGTGTGATGAGTGCCCATATTGCCTTTCCGAATCTGAATACCAACGAGTTCCTGCCCGGCACTCTCGATTCCGTTATACTGGGAAGCATCCTTACTGATTCCCTGAAATTTGACGGTATGGTTGTTACCGATGGGCTTGAAATGAAAGGCATCACCTCCAAATACTCTCCGGGCCGGGCTGCTGTACGGGCTCTGAATGCGGGTGCAGACATCATGCTCATTAGTCCGGATGTTTTCACAGCTATCAATGAAGTACAGAAAGCGGTTGAGAAAGGCGAAATCACCGAAGAACGCATTAATAAATCCTTTGCCAAACTCATGCTTTGGAAACAACAGTATGGGCTTTTTGATGGTGAAAACCAGGTGGAAATCGATGAACTTGACACAAAAATAAATACGGCTTTTCATGAAGCTGAAGCACGCCGTATTGCCCGGGAATCAGTAACACTGCTCAAAAATGAAAAGAACCTCCTGCCTCTGCTGCCCTCAAAATACCCGGAAATTATGGTGGTTTCTGTAGCTGACGACCGCTCAGGCCGCACCGGTTCAGACTTTGTGAGAGAACTAAGAGATTATCATCCTGATGTTTCTTTTCATATCTATGATGAAAGAACAAGCGAGGTCGATAAAAGAAGGATACTGAATAAAGCAGATGACGTTGACCTGATTATCATCGGTTCTTTTTTGCATCTGAAAAATGGCCAGACCGTTCACTTGAATTCAGAGCAACAATACTTTTTAGATAACCTGATCAAAAGCAGAAAACCAACGCTGCTGGTCTCATTCGGAAATCCTTATGTGCTTTCAGATTTAAGTAATACGGACGCTCACGTACTGGGCTGGCATAATTCTTCTCATCAGGTGCACGGAGTAGTCCCCGCCCTTTTCGGCGCCAGCAAGATTAGCGCAAAACTCCCTATCGAAATTCCCGGACTTTACTCATTGGGAACAGGTTTGGAAATGGATCATTCTACGCTTCGATTTGGGGAACCGGAAGAGGTGAATTTAGACCATGAAAAGCTATTTGAAGTCGACAGGATTATTAATAATGCCATCAAAGACTCCGTATTTCCGGGAGCAGTAGTTGGGATCGTTAAAGATGGCGTTCTGGCTTATAACCGCGGATATGGGTATCAGGACTATGCTAAAACGGAGGCGGTAAGAGATACAGATGTATACGACCTGGCATCCATCACAAAAGTAATGGCAACCACTACAGCTGCCATGAAATTAGTGGACCGCGGAGAACTGAAACTGGATGACCCGGTAGCTAAATACATCAAAGAATTTAAAACCCCTGAAAAGAAAGAAATAACCATTCGGGATCTGCTGCTTCACCAAAGCGGGCTCCCAGCCTTCCGCGTTTATGTTGATTCGCTCAAATCAAGAGGTCAGATTGTAGAGGCCATAAAGAACGAACCCCTGATTTATGAAACCGGAACTCAATATATCTACAGTGATCTTGGAATGATTCTTTTAGGTGAAATTATTCATGAAATAAGTGGCCTCCGGCTTGACCGCTTTATGAGAAATGAATTCTATTTCCCGCTGAATATGTACAGTACTTTTTTCAATCCTCATAGAAACAGCAGCTGGCTGGTTTCCAGGATTGCTCCAACCGAAATCGATACCGTCTTTGACCGTGGTGTTGTAAAAGCCCGGGCTCATGACGAACGTGCCTACTTTATGGACGGGGTAGCAGGACACGCAGGCTTATTCTCCTCTGCAATCGATATGGCTAAATTTAGTACCATGCTGCTAAACGGGGGCGTCTACTCAGGCAAGCAGTACTTAAAACCCGAAACAATTCAACTTTTCACCAGTAAGCAATCCGAATTAAATGAACGAGGGCTTGGCTTCGACAGGAAAAGTCCCTCCGGTTTCTCTACTGCAGGGCAATTAGCCAGTGAAAATGCCTTTGGACATACCGGGTTTACAGGTACCAGTATTTGGATTGACCCTGACAAGAATATGGCCGTTATTCTATTAACCAACCGTACTTATCCATATCGATCGTATGGAAAAAGAATCAGTGAAATAAGGGCCAAAGTTGCAGATGCAGCTTATTCCGCAATAACTAATTGA
- a CDS encoding VOC family protein, with translation MKTIVPYLFFRGNCEEAMNYYKDCLGGEITVLQRFGDTEMPVDDDHKEKIMHGELKADGIHMMFSDGAPHKDIAVGDNVQLNINVQTEEEQDRLFELLSEGGEVTMPLEKTFWGARYGMLKDKFGIRWMLNCELEG, from the coding sequence ATGAAAACGATTGTTCCATATCTATTTTTTCGGGGAAACTGCGAAGAAGCCATGAACTACTACAAAGATTGTCTGGGTGGTGAAATTACCGTACTCCAGCGCTTTGGAGATACCGAGATGCCCGTCGACGACGATCACAAAGAAAAGATCATGCACGGAGAACTAAAAGCAGACGGAATTCATATGATGTTTTCAGACGGAGCTCCGCATAAAGACATTGCTGTGGGCGACAATGTACAGCTGAACATCAATGTGCAAACAGAGGAAGAGCAGGACCGGCTTTTCGAGCTTCTTTCTGAGGGCGGCGAAGTTACCATGCCTCTGGAGAAAACCTTTTGGGGAGCACGCTACGGAATGCTGAAAGACAAATTTGGTATCCGCTGGATGCTCAATTGTGAACTTGAGGGATGA
- the dnaG gene encoding DNA primase has translation MISDEKKEEVRAAADIVEVVSDYVKLKRSGSGFVGLCPYHDEKTPSFNVTPRLEIFKCFGCGESGDVFKFVMDQEGVGFNEAVRQLGERYGVFIPEEDNDEPSENMQLREGIYHALKFAGVFYYRNLIENPEAEKAVKYLENRGYNRQVYKKFGLGFSPSGGEELWKAAQNAGIDEKYLVEADLIKPSNRGSGFYDTFRGRLMFPIFNPTGKVIAFAGRVLGNEKTAKYINSSQTKVYNKSEVVYGVNFAKNEIRKHKEVILVEGYTDVITLNEHGIKNVVASSGTSLTSGQMKILHRYGERIVMIYDSDAAGQTAMKRGINIALAEGMEVQLLELPENQDPDSFVKQFGKESFEELKKEEAGDFVDFLLLKAGEEGRLEKPTETPKVITEILESIANIKDSIQRQVYVQYLHQKMQKFQKVKESDLYEQLERVMNDKRWEEKRSQRREEARQRVQQQNEGELPSSGNEEPPHPGTRTAAASASRKKPHFEKELIRLMIIYGRSMVEYICSFTNSRLFEDDELQMFYEHIIERYKEEKEISVNAYSGLDDPFPRLVGDVLLEQHTASDRHEEKVGLKYEKDKNPYKTAKSSIRAAQINFYRHKQNELADKIASAKGDEKLELMERQKDIKSKLTRRETTDPDDLYPDPDSNVDNQVNDKVFQYKMKGEK, from the coding sequence ATGATAAGTGACGAAAAAAAAGAAGAAGTACGTGCTGCCGCAGATATCGTGGAGGTCGTTTCAGACTATGTGAAGCTGAAGCGGTCGGGCAGTGGTTTCGTTGGCCTTTGTCCTTATCATGATGAAAAGACTCCTTCCTTTAATGTTACCCCGCGCCTGGAAATTTTTAAATGCTTTGGTTGCGGGGAGTCTGGTGATGTATTCAAATTTGTGATGGATCAGGAGGGAGTGGGCTTTAATGAAGCGGTCCGTCAGCTTGGAGAACGGTACGGAGTCTTCATTCCTGAAGAAGACAATGATGAACCCAGCGAAAACATGCAACTTCGGGAAGGGATCTATCATGCGCTTAAGTTTGCCGGTGTATTTTATTATCGAAACCTGATCGAGAACCCGGAAGCCGAAAAAGCGGTCAAATACCTGGAGAACCGGGGATATAATCGCCAGGTGTATAAAAAGTTCGGGCTTGGGTTTTCTCCATCAGGAGGAGAAGAACTATGGAAAGCAGCTCAAAACGCCGGAATAGACGAAAAATATTTGGTTGAAGCAGATCTCATCAAACCAAGTAATCGCGGGAGTGGCTTTTATGATACTTTTCGGGGAAGGCTGATGTTTCCCATTTTTAATCCGACCGGAAAAGTGATTGCTTTTGCAGGAAGGGTACTTGGGAATGAGAAAACGGCCAAATACATCAATTCATCTCAAACCAAAGTGTATAACAAAAGTGAAGTGGTATATGGGGTGAATTTTGCCAAGAATGAAATCCGTAAGCACAAGGAAGTTATTTTGGTGGAAGGGTATACGGATGTGATTACTCTTAATGAGCACGGTATTAAAAATGTGGTGGCCAGCAGCGGAACCTCGCTCACTTCCGGACAAATGAAGATATTGCATCGTTATGGCGAGCGTATTGTTATGATTTATGACTCCGACGCGGCTGGACAAACAGCGATGAAGCGCGGGATCAATATTGCGCTGGCTGAGGGAATGGAAGTGCAACTGCTTGAGCTTCCCGAGAATCAGGACCCGGATTCGTTTGTGAAACAGTTTGGGAAAGAATCGTTTGAAGAGCTTAAGAAAGAGGAAGCGGGGGATTTTGTAGATTTTCTGCTGCTGAAGGCTGGAGAAGAAGGCCGGCTGGAAAAACCTACCGAAACACCTAAAGTTATTACAGAGATTCTGGAGTCAATTGCCAACATCAAAGATTCTATTCAGCGACAGGTATATGTGCAGTATCTGCACCAGAAGATGCAGAAGTTCCAGAAGGTGAAGGAAAGCGATTTATACGAACAGCTGGAACGGGTAATGAACGACAAACGCTGGGAAGAGAAAAGATCGCAACGGCGAGAAGAAGCCCGGCAGCGTGTTCAACAGCAGAACGAGGGTGAGTTGCCGTCTTCTGGTAATGAAGAACCGCCTCATCCCGGAACTCGGACTGCTGCGGCATCTGCCTCAAGGAAGAAGCCTCATTTCGAAAAAGAATTGATCAGGCTGATGATTATCTATGGCCGAAGCATGGTGGAATATATTTGTTCTTTTACGAATTCCAGGCTTTTTGAAGACGATGAGCTTCAAATGTTCTATGAGCATATTATCGAGCGGTATAAAGAAGAAAAAGAGATTTCGGTGAACGCTTATTCAGGACTGGATGATCCATTTCCACGATTGGTGGGAGATGTGTTATTGGAACAGCATACCGCCAGCGACCGCCATGAAGAAAAAGTAGGATTAAAGTACGAGAAAGATAAAAATCCCTATAAAACTGCAAAAAGTTCGATCCGGGCTGCTCAGATTAACTTTTATCGCCATAAACAAAATGAGCTCGCTGATAAAATTGCATCAGCTAAAGGCGATGAAAAGCTGGAACTGATGGAGCGGCAAAAGGACATCAAATCAAAACTTACCCGCCGGGAAACCACCGACCCTGACGATCTGTATCCCGACCCGGACTCGAATGTGGATAACCAGGTAAACGACAAGGTATTCCAGTATAAGATGAAGGGGGAGAAGTGA
- a CDS encoding cytidine deaminase, producing MSWKLLYEYVYVPYSQNKSACVVESKTGRFYAGVRIENISYPLTIPAVQAACAICLSEGEVPAKIYVDDSDSEQLDYWAKEFELEIIETENPPLDKLEDLFHNSDIESDPLPKLKALLDKAVIPNSDFPVSALLFTKDGYFEGVNVEVSEWTHGICAERVALAKAFAAGKTEFTRMEIHTKKGEISSPCGACRQVISELLPYHELKLHHADGTLSEHLSIDLLPFSFKSSALKK from the coding sequence ATGAGCTGGAAGCTACTTTACGAATATGTATACGTGCCGTATTCACAGAATAAAAGTGCGTGCGTTGTAGAAAGCAAAACAGGCAGATTTTATGCCGGAGTCAGAATTGAGAATATTTCCTACCCTCTTACTATTCCGGCCGTTCAGGCAGCTTGTGCAATCTGTTTGAGTGAAGGTGAAGTTCCCGCTAAAATTTATGTAGATGATTCAGATTCAGAGCAACTGGATTATTGGGCTAAAGAATTTGAGCTGGAAATCATAGAAACGGAGAATCCCCCGCTCGATAAGCTGGAAGATCTGTTTCATAACTCTGATATAGAATCAGATCCATTGCCAAAATTGAAAGCATTGCTGGATAAGGCAGTCATCCCCAACTCTGATTTCCCGGTATCCGCGCTACTATTTACAAAAGATGGATATTTTGAGGGCGTGAACGTGGAGGTTAGCGAATGGACACACGGCATCTGTGCCGAGCGCGTTGCCCTTGCCAAAGCCTTTGCAGCTGGTAAAACCGAATTCACCCGTATGGAAATACATACCAAAAAAGGTGAGATAAGCAGTCCGTGTGGCGCATGCAGGCAAGTTATATCTGAGTTGTTGCCATATCATGAACTAAAACTCCACCATGCTGATGGAACCCTTTCAGAGCATCTTTCCATAGATTTGCTGCCCTTTAGTTTTAAATCTTCTGCTCTGAAAAAATAA
- a CDS encoding GIY-YIG nuclease family protein: MGKSYYVYILSNNSRMLYTGMTNDLQQRVYQHKQKQVSGFTKKYNLYKLVYYAETDDVGYAIRREKEIKGWSRKKKKELIESINPEWRDLAKDWYS, from the coding sequence ATGGGTAAATCATACTATGTATACATATTGAGCAACAATTCCAGAATGCTTTACACCGGAATGACTAATGATCTCCAGCAAAGAGTTTATCAACATAAACAAAAGCAGGTTAGCGGCTTCACCAAGAAATATAACCTTTATAAATTGGTGTATTATGCCGAAACAGACGATGTTGGATATGCTATCCGAAGAGAAAAGGAAATAAAAGGTTGGAGCCGAAAAAAGAAGAAGGAATTGATTGAAAGTATCAACCCTGAATGGAGAGACTTAGCTAAGGACTGGTATTCATAA
- a CDS encoding DUF4249 family protein → MKKLTLFALSITAFIASCDVYPQDDYEEYYVVESYLVANRQLPQVRLSTTVPANEFYDFEDAAINDAIVEVRLLQTGPESSVEQSFTYSISEPGIYQADQNHAVLPERTYQLHISFPGSDDILTAHTIIPGSFEILDGVSESVVYQSSQQLEITLSESSYPGRQNIFVFNAISFDPNAEDLTPLYADLLTDSDNPEEDLMLLSNNSSGIINSANFENNPDGSVTIKYPWIGIAFYGTNDIVANTLDDNVYDFVRSQQVQLGGSTLSPGEIQNVIYHVQGGIGIFGSIASDTVRTNVERNPNL, encoded by the coding sequence ATGAAGAAACTAACCTTATTCGCTTTATCCATTACCGCATTCATTGCTTCCTGTGATGTATATCCTCAGGATGATTATGAAGAATATTATGTGGTGGAATCGTACCTGGTTGCCAACCGCCAGCTTCCGCAGGTACGCCTTTCAACTACCGTTCCGGCTAATGAGTTTTATGATTTTGAAGACGCCGCTATCAACGATGCCATTGTTGAAGTCCGCTTGCTCCAAACCGGCCCGGAAAGCAGTGTTGAGCAATCCTTTACGTATTCCATTTCAGAACCTGGCATTTACCAGGCTGACCAGAATCATGCCGTTCTGCCGGAGAGAACTTATCAGCTGCATATTTCTTTCCCCGGCTCCGATGATATTTTAACAGCACATACCATCATCCCCGGTAGCTTTGAAATCCTTGATGGGGTTTCAGAATCGGTGGTCTACCAGTCATCTCAGCAGCTTGAGATCACCCTGAGTGAGAGTTCCTACCCCGGCAGGCAGAATATCTTTGTATTCAACGCCATCAGTTTTGATCCAAATGCGGAAGACCTCACTCCTCTTTATGCTGATTTATTAACAGATAGTGACAACCCGGAAGAAGATTTAATGCTGCTTTCTAATAACAGCTCCGGCATTATCAACTCGGCTAACTTTGAAAATAACCCTGATGGATCGGTGACCATTAAGTATCCGTGGATTGGAATCGCCTTTTATGGCACAAATGATATTGTGGCGAATACTTTAGACGATAATGTCTATGACTTTGTACGGTCTCAACAAGTTCAATTGGGAGGCTCTACCCTATCACCCGGTGAAATTCAAAACGTGATTTATCATGTACAGGGTGGAATAGGCATATTCGGGTCTATTGCTTCTGATACGGTAAGAACAAACGTGGAGCGAAATCCTAATTTGTAA
- a CDS encoding TonB-dependent receptor — MYRKLLLVLFITFGGISWVAAQQSASLNGYITDSQTGETLISANIGFQEINKGTASNTLGYYSLPNLQPGTYTLFCSYVGYKPFRREITLEPGQNMRLDVELVPESVELEEIIVRSSREEEEQKNIGTVQVDAKMIQELPSVFEADVFRSIQLLPGVKAASDFSSGLYIRGGSPDQTLILLDRTTVYNPSHFFGFFSTFNPDAIKDVRLYKGGYPAEYGGRLGSVLTIYNKDGNRNEMDGTATIGMLASRASVEGPYSKGSWMFSARRSTLEPLLAGLRQTTDNVPSQFYFYDFNGKVNYDATQNDKLSLAFYAGQDRVTFPFADDAEFALNYGNQTLSGNWTHIFSEKLFSNFVLTGSRYFNFPGFDFGGTKFTRSNNIYDFSLKADLEYLPGNNHTIETGIWSGIFTFKLQDTFDGQDTFASRIQNQYASFYVQDEWRPNDQWIFTPGVRMNYFSDGDFVRIEPRFSMEYRPTDRIRLQAAYGRYNQFLTLVTNEAFSGFDVWLTSAEGVSPAYGDQFVIGAKTIPFEDYGLDIEIYYRTMEDLFELDPFIPDVAGLLYEDLFRVGDGSAYGVEVFFEKRAGDFTGFIGYTLGYTWRRFPGYNAEITDQGQTARFYPPKYDRRHDINLVGNYQFNDRWKMTASFNFATGQSYTQVLGRYIQLDLPWTNDDRNTFTVGRVNASRLPSYHRMDLSFARSGKFFNLGDSELQLQIINVYSRRNVWFYSFDFDENPVERNPVNLLPILPSISYTVNF, encoded by the coding sequence ATGTACCGCAAACTCTTACTGGTTCTCTTCATAACATTCGGGGGCATTTCATGGGTGGCAGCTCAACAATCAGCTTCACTCAATGGATACATCACTGATTCTCAAACCGGGGAAACACTCATCAGTGCCAATATTGGTTTCCAGGAAATCAATAAAGGAACGGCCTCCAACACGCTGGGCTACTATTCTCTGCCAAACCTGCAGCCGGGTACCTACACCCTTTTTTGCAGCTATGTTGGGTACAAACCATTCCGGCGGGAGATCACGCTTGAGCCTGGTCAGAATATGCGACTGGATGTAGAACTGGTACCCGAAAGTGTGGAATTGGAGGAAATTATAGTACGCTCCAGCCGTGAGGAAGAAGAACAGAAGAATATCGGAACCGTACAGGTTGATGCGAAGATGATTCAGGAATTGCCGTCTGTTTTTGAGGCCGATGTATTTCGGTCCATACAGTTACTGCCGGGTGTGAAAGCTGCTTCGGATTTCTCAAGCGGGTTGTATATCCGCGGGGGAAGCCCCGACCAAACCCTGATCCTGCTCGACCGGACTACCGTGTATAATCCCAGTCACTTTTTTGGATTTTTCTCCACCTTTAACCCCGATGCCATCAAAGATGTGAGGCTATATAAAGGTGGTTACCCGGCTGAATATGGCGGACGGCTGGGTTCGGTACTCACCATTTATAACAAAGACGGAAACCGGAATGAGATGGACGGTACGGCTACCATCGGGATGCTGGCTTCCCGGGCTTCTGTCGAAGGTCCGTACAGCAAAGGCTCCTGGATGTTTTCAGCGCGGCGCTCTACCCTTGAACCGCTGCTGGCAGGATTACGCCAAACCACCGATAACGTGCCGAGTCAGTTTTATTTCTACGATTTTAACGGCAAGGTAAACTACGATGCTACCCAGAACGATAAACTGTCCCTCGCTTTCTATGCCGGGCAGGATCGGGTTACTTTTCCTTTTGCTGATGACGCCGAATTTGCCCTGAATTATGGAAACCAAACCCTGAGCGGTAACTGGACACATATTTTTTCTGAAAAACTGTTTTCCAACTTTGTACTCACCGGCTCCCGTTATTTCAACTTTCCGGGCTTTGATTTCGGCGGAACCAAGTTCACCCGTTCCAACAATATTTATGATTTCTCGCTTAAAGCGGATCTCGAATATCTGCCGGGCAATAATCACACCATTGAAACCGGAATCTGGTCGGGAATCTTCACCTTTAAGCTGCAGGATACCTTTGACGGTCAGGACACGTTCGCCAGCCGCATCCAAAATCAATACGCTTCTTTTTATGTGCAGGATGAATGGCGACCCAACGATCAGTGGATTTTCACTCCCGGAGTTCGCATGAACTATTTCTCGGACGGAGATTTTGTACGGATTGAACCGCGTTTTTCTATGGAGTACCGACCCACCGACCGGATTCGCCTTCAGGCTGCCTATGGCCGGTATAACCAATTCCTGACTCTCGTCACCAACGAAGCCTTTTCCGGCTTTGATGTATGGCTGACCTCAGCCGAAGGCGTCTCTCCTGCTTACGGTGATCAGTTTGTGATTGGAGCCAAAACGATTCCTTTCGAAGACTATGGACTCGACATCGAGATTTATTACCGAACCATGGAAGATCTATTCGAACTGGATCCGTTCATTCCGGATGTGGCCGGACTGTTGTATGAGGATTTATTCCGTGTAGGTGATGGCAGTGCCTATGGAGTAGAAGTATTCTTTGAAAAAAGAGCAGGTGATTTTACCGGGTTCATCGGCTATACGCTGGGCTATACCTGGCGACGATTCCCCGGCTACAATGCCGAGATCACCGATCAGGGACAAACAGCCCGTTTTTATCCACCTAAATACGATCGCCGGCATGATATCAACCTGGTGGGAAATTACCAGTTCAACGACCGCTGGAAAATGACGGCCTCTTTTAATTTTGCAACGGGACAGTCGTATACACAGGTGCTGGGCCGTTACATTCAGCTTGACCTGCCCTGGACCAACGACGACCGAAATACCTTTACCGTTGGAAGGGTGAATGCATCCCGCTTGCCAAGTTACCACCGGATGGATCTTTCGTTCGCACGCTCAGGTAAATTCTTTAACCTGGGTGACTCAGAACTTCAGCTTCAGATTATCAACGTGTACTCCCGACGGAATGTCTGGTTCTACAGCTTCGACTTTGACGAAAACCCTGTGGAACGCAATCCGGTTAACCTGTTGCCCATTTTGCCATCAATTTCATATACCGTCAATTTTTAA
- a CDS encoding DUF4159 domain-containing protein, producing MRSTIIYILLPLLAFTGSPLVLAQTSGEFEIARAKYRGGGDWYNDPSALENLISFTKSNVPIQIANSYTDVSLGSADLHSYPFVFLTGHGNIALTSTEARNVREYLQNGGFLYIDDDYGLDEYIRPAMKEVFPDEEFIEIPFNHPIYDQVYTFENGLPKIHEHDGKPPKGFGIFHEGRLVVFFSVESNLGDGWTDAEVHNTPQSLRQKALQMGANILVYALTSN from the coding sequence ATGCGATCGACTATCATTTACATTTTACTACCCCTTCTGGCCTTTACAGGCAGCCCATTGGTACTAGCACAAACTTCCGGTGAATTTGAAATTGCCCGTGCAAAATATCGTGGGGGCGGTGACTGGTATAATGACCCATCGGCTCTGGAAAACCTGATTTCCTTCACAAAGAGTAATGTACCTATCCAAATTGCAAATTCTTACACCGATGTATCTTTGGGAAGCGCAGATCTCCATTCCTATCCATTTGTATTCTTAACCGGACATGGAAATATTGCACTGACATCCACTGAGGCCCGAAACGTTCGTGAGTATCTGCAAAATGGTGGTTTCTTGTACATTGATGACGACTACGGACTGGATGAATATATCCGTCCGGCCATGAAAGAAGTGTTTCCTGACGAAGAGTTTATCGAGATACCCTTTAATCATCCCATCTACGATCAGGTATATACCTTTGAAAATGGATTACCTAAAATCCATGAACACGATGGCAAACCCCCAAAAGGATTTGGGATTTTTCATGAAGGACGGCTCGTTGTCTTTTTCAGTGTTGAATCAAATCTCGGGGATGGATGGACGGATGCTGAAGTTCACAATACCCCGCAATCGCTCCGACAGAAGGCTTTGCAAATGGGCGCAAATATTTTAGTATATGCATTGACCTCTAACTAA